One segment of Stenotrophomonas sp. SAU14A_NAIMI4_8 DNA contains the following:
- a CDS encoding bile acid:sodium symporter family protein encodes MTRWWSRLRPDNFTLALLCTVALASLLPMKGAAAMVLDDVTTVAIAALFFLHGARLPRESIIGGMLHWRLHLTILACTFILFPLLGLMFKPLSGWLLTPELYLGVLFLCTLPSTVQSSIAFTSMARGNVPAAVCSASLSSILGVFLTPLLLTALAGTSGGVHDPLHAIGGIMLQLLVPFVAGHLLRPWIAGWVEKQRALLRYTDQATILLVVYSAFGEAVTEGLWSKTPLLSLFAVAVVAAVLLGIAMPLITFLARRLHFNREDEIAIVFCGSKKSLATGVPIAKVLFAGGSLGAIVLPVMIYHQIQLIVCGVIAQRYARRAP; translated from the coding sequence ATGACCCGCTGGTGGTCGCGCCTGCGACCGGACAACTTCACCCTCGCCCTGCTGTGCACCGTGGCCCTGGCCTCGCTGCTGCCGATGAAGGGCGCCGCCGCCATGGTGCTGGACGATGTCACCACCGTGGCCATCGCCGCCCTGTTCTTCCTGCACGGCGCGCGCCTGCCTCGCGAATCGATCATTGGCGGCATGCTGCACTGGCGGCTGCACCTGACCATCCTGGCCTGCACCTTCATCCTGTTCCCGCTGCTGGGGCTGATGTTCAAGCCGCTGTCAGGCTGGCTGCTGACCCCCGAGCTGTACCTGGGCGTGCTGTTCCTGTGCACGCTGCCGTCCACCGTGCAGTCGTCCATCGCGTTCACCTCGATGGCGCGCGGCAACGTGCCGGCCGCGGTCTGCAGTGCGTCGCTGTCCAGCATCCTGGGCGTGTTCCTTACGCCGCTGCTGCTGACCGCCCTGGCCGGCACCTCCGGCGGCGTGCACGACCCGCTGCATGCGATCGGCGGCATCATGCTGCAGCTGCTGGTGCCCTTCGTGGCCGGCCACCTGCTGCGGCCGTGGATTGCCGGCTGGGTGGAAAAGCAGCGCGCGCTGCTGCGCTACACCGACCAGGCCACCATCCTGCTGGTGGTGTATTCGGCGTTCGGCGAAGCGGTGACCGAAGGGCTGTGGAGCAAGACCCCGCTGCTGTCCCTGTTTGCCGTGGCCGTGGTGGCCGCCGTGCTGCTGGGCATCGCCATGCCGCTCATCACCTTCCTGGCGCGCCGCCTGCACTTCAACCGCGAAGACGAGATCGCCATCGTGTTCTGCGGGTCGAAGAAGAGCCTGGCCACCGGCGTGCCGATCGCCAAGGTGTTGTTCGCCGGCGGCAGCCTGGGCGCCATCGTGCTGCCGGTGATGATCTACCACCAGATCCAGCTGATCGTCTGCGGCGTGATCGCGCAGCGGTATGCGCGGCGCGCGCCCTGA
- a CDS encoding sulfur transferase domain-containing protein: protein MLLRLTCLLLLSLCMPLAALAGENPINEVRPGLHAGGQPSAAQLQALAAQGVRTVIDLRQPDEDRGYDEMAQAEALGLRYVRIPVAGAEGLDAANVRAVHQALQQNQGSVLLHCASGNRAGAVLALVNARYEQATPEQALPLGQRAGLKSLEAATRQRLAEPVTSP from the coding sequence ATGCTGCTGCGCCTGACCTGCCTGCTGTTGTTGTCGCTCTGCATGCCCTTGGCCGCGCTGGCCGGGGAGAATCCGATCAACGAAGTGCGCCCGGGCCTGCATGCCGGCGGCCAACCCAGTGCCGCGCAGCTGCAGGCGCTGGCCGCGCAGGGCGTGCGCACCGTCATCGACCTGCGCCAGCCCGATGAAGACCGCGGTTACGACGAGATGGCCCAGGCCGAAGCACTGGGCCTGCGCTACGTGCGCATTCCGGTAGCCGGCGCCGAGGGCCTGGATGCAGCCAACGTGCGCGCCGTGCACCAGGCGCTGCAGCAGAACCAGGGGTCGGTGCTGCTGCACTGCGCCTCGGGCAACCGCGCCGGCGCCGTGCTCGCCCTGGTCAACGCACGCTACGAACAGGCCACCCCGGAACAGGCCCTGCCATTGGGCCAACGGGCCGGCCTGAAATCCCTGGAAGCCGCCACCCGCCAGCGTCTGGCGGAGCCGGTCACCTCCCCCTGA